The following are encoded in a window of Sinorhizobium sojae CCBAU 05684 genomic DNA:
- a CDS encoding GNAT family N-acetyltransferase — translation MTSNDRQPDSHAAIGAATVDLPSVRRLEAVGFRAWPATSVHYDGSWLIRLTTGHPSKRLNSVNPLDPSDYRDIGIRLEKAARRFAEHGRVLTVRQTPLTPPQMIAHMDEAGWPAFGRSLVLALDLAERDFGDGMDHLPIKDVGRFADARLLIGKEEPESKEALIGIIDAIKPETGLFLFEDREIGPTAVSLVVHDNDLAGIMQFAVAEAVRRQGVGNALLDASLRWGRLRGAKKAWMQVEADNEAAISLYRKAGFSEVYRYVYRAPKV, via the coding sequence ATGACATCGAACGACAGACAGCCGGACAGCCACGCGGCGATCGGGGCCGCGACGGTCGACCTGCCGAGCGTGCGGCGCCTGGAAGCCGTCGGCTTCCGCGCGTGGCCGGCAACCAGTGTGCACTATGACGGAAGCTGGCTGATCCGGTTGACCACCGGCCATCCGTCCAAGCGCCTGAACTCGGTCAATCCGCTCGACCCGTCGGACTATCGCGACATAGGTATCCGGCTCGAAAAGGCGGCGCGGCGCTTTGCCGAGCATGGCCGCGTGTTGACCGTTCGCCAGACACCGCTGACGCCGCCGCAGATGATCGCCCATATGGACGAGGCAGGCTGGCCGGCTTTCGGGCGCAGCCTGGTGCTGGCGCTCGACCTGGCGGAGCGAGATTTCGGCGACGGCATGGATCATCTGCCGATCAAGGACGTCGGGCGCTTTGCCGATGCACGGCTGCTGATCGGCAAAGAGGAGCCCGAGAGCAAGGAGGCTTTGATCGGCATTATTGATGCGATCAAGCCCGAGACCGGCCTCTTCCTGTTCGAGGACCGCGAGATCGGGCCGACGGCCGTGTCGCTGGTCGTGCATGACAATGATCTGGCCGGCATCATGCAGTTCGCCGTGGCCGAAGCGGTGCGCCGCCAAGGCGTCGGCAATGCACTTCTCGATGCATCGTTGCGTTGGGGGCGCCTTCGCGGCGCCAAGAAGGCCTGGATGCAGGTGGAGGCGGATAACGAGGCGGCGATTTCGCTTTACCGGAAGGCCGGCTTCAGTGAGGTCTATCGTTACGTCTATCGCGCGCCGAAGGTGTGA
- the argJ gene encoding bifunctional glutamate N-acetyltransferase/amino-acid acetyltransferase ArgJ, translated as MSGSVSPLAPKTFADMPALRGVRMATAAAGIKYKDRTDVLMMIFDAPAAAAGVFTRSKCPSAPVDFCRKNLPAGVARAVVVNSGNANAFTGKKGRESTELTAKSAAQAVGCSVGEIFLASTGVIGEPLDATKFAGVLDGLAGEAKEDFWFEAAKAIMTTDTYPKVATRDAEIGGVKVTINGIAKGAGMIAPDMATMLSFVVTDADIAPAALQALLSAGVGPSFNSVTVDSDTSTSDTLMLFATGAAAKDGQARIGDAADPRLDSFRAALNDLLRDLALQVVRDGEGARKMVEVTVEGAENDAAAKRIALSIANSPLVKTAVAGEDANWGRVVMAVGKSGELAERDRLAIWFGDVRVAVAGERDPAYSEAAASAVMKGETIPIRVEIGLGSGRATVYTCDLTKEYVEINGDYRS; from the coding sequence ATGTCCGGTTCCGTTTCTCCGCTTGCTCCGAAAACCTTTGCCGACATGCCGGCGCTGCGCGGCGTGCGCATGGCGACCGCCGCCGCGGGGATCAAATACAAGGACCGAACCGATGTGCTGATGATGATCTTCGACGCGCCGGCCGCCGCTGCCGGCGTCTTTACGCGTTCGAAGTGCCCGTCCGCTCCGGTCGACTTCTGCCGGAAGAACCTTCCCGCCGGGGTCGCCCGTGCCGTCGTCGTCAATTCCGGCAATGCCAATGCCTTCACCGGCAAGAAAGGCAGGGAATCGACCGAGCTTACAGCGAAATCGGCGGCTCAGGCAGTCGGCTGCAGCGTGGGTGAGATCTTCCTCGCCTCGACGGGCGTGATCGGAGAGCCGCTCGACGCGACGAAATTCGCCGGCGTGCTTGACGGGCTTGCAGGAGAGGCCAAGGAAGACTTCTGGTTCGAGGCGGCCAAGGCAATCATGACCACGGATACCTACCCGAAGGTCGCAACCCGCGATGCGGAGATCGGCGGCGTGAAGGTCACGATCAACGGCATCGCCAAGGGAGCCGGCATGATCGCGCCGGACATGGCGACCATGCTCTCCTTCGTGGTGACCGATGCGGATATCGCGCCGGCAGCGTTGCAGGCGCTGCTCTCGGCTGGTGTCGGCCCGAGCTTCAATTCCGTGACGGTCGACAGCGACACCTCCACCTCCGACACGCTGATGCTTTTTGCAACCGGCGCGGCGGCAAAGGACGGTCAAGCTCGGATCGGGGATGCCGCCGACCCTCGGCTCGACTCCTTCCGCGCGGCGCTCAACGACCTTCTGCGTGATCTGGCACTGCAGGTGGTGCGCGACGGCGAGGGCGCGCGCAAAATGGTGGAGGTAACGGTCGAGGGTGCCGAGAACGATGCCGCGGCCAAACGCATCGCGCTGTCGATCGCCAATTCACCGCTCGTCAAGACGGCGGTCGCCGGCGAGGACGCGAATTGGGGCCGGGTGGTGATGGCAGTCGGCAAGTCGGGCGAGTTGGCCGAGCGCGACCGGCTGGCGATCTGGTTCGGAGATGTGCGCGTCGCCGTCGCGGGGGAACGCGACCCGGCCTATTCCGAAGCGGCCGCAAGTGCGGTGATGAAGGGCGAGACCATTCCGATCCGGGTCGAGATCGGCCTTGGCTCCGGCCGCGCCACCGTCTACACCTGCGACCTGACGAAGGAATATGTCGAGATCAATGGCGATTACAGAAGCTGA